Proteins from a genomic interval of Nasonia vitripennis strain AsymCx chromosome 3, Nvit_psr_1.1, whole genome shotgun sequence:
- the LOC116738546 gene encoding oocyte zinc finger protein XlCOF26-like, translated as MLILQVQPSTSQEPSAKLENELSDDDVDVQDSELSEDIFVRIDADRYRCNVCQKIKHDRRSILRHVVGQHSQIRSFKCNQCDKSFKRKYTLDIHQRSHEHKPSDGYKCEKCDYHTPLKTSLYHHHYRMHTNEYRFTCEHCGKRCKFKRELVDHMVSHSDERYMCDICGKLYKGEHLLRAHRRIHLDPYKFPCALCKKKLATAESLQNHMKLHSRTFECDECGMKFSCKPNLIKHRNVHTREQAFTCPECGKVFADQATQKVHSLIHAGLRPYRCNVCGLGFTQRTPMMLHWRRKHPGETEPPPPVFLKNILKSIEEQNGKKARLENKE; from the coding sequence ATGCTGATCTTGCAAGTTCAACCGTCTACTTCTCAAGAACCTTCTGCGAAACTCGAAAATGAACTCTcagacgacgacgtcgacgtgCAAGATTCCGAACTGAGCGAGGACATCTTCGTGCGCATCGACGCCGACCGCTACCGTTGCAACGTCTGTCAGAAAATCAAGCACGACCGACGCAGCATACTCAGACACGTCGTTGGTCAACACTCGCAGATACGGTCGTTCAAGTGCAACCAGTGCGACAAGAGTTTCAAGCGCAAGTATACCCTGGACATCCACCAACGCTCGCACGAGCACAAGCCTTCGGACGGTTACAAGTGCGAGAAGTGCGACTACCATACGCCCTTGAAAACTTCGCTATATCATCACCACTACCGCATGCATACCAACGAGTACCGCTTCACCTGCGAACACTGCGGTAAGCGCTGCAAGTTCAAGCGCGAGCTCGTCGACCATATGGTCTCCCACAGCGACGAGCGCTACATGTGCGACATTTGCGGCAAGCTCTACAAAGGCGAGCATCTCCTCAGGGCGCACAGGAGAATTCACCTCGATCCTTACAAGTTTCCCTGCGCTCTGTgcaaaaaaaagctcgcgacgGCGGAAAGCTTGCAGAACCACATGAAGCTCCACAGTCGAACGTTCGAGTGCGACGAGTGCGGCATGAAGTTCTCCTGCAAGCCCAATCTCATCAAGCACAGGAACGTGCACACGAGGGAGCAGGCTTTCACCTGCCCCGAGTGTGGCAAGGTCTTCGCCGATCAGGCGACGCAAAAGGTGCACTCGTTGATTCACGCTGGTTTGAGACCGTACAGATGCAACGTGTGCGGTCTGGGATTCACGCAGAGGACGCCGATGATGCTGCACTGGAGGAGAAAACATCCTGGCGAGACGGAGCCGCCACCGCcggtttttttgaaaaatattctgaAGAGCATCGAGGAGCAGAACGGCAAGAAGGCGAGGCTGGAGAACAAGGAGTGA
- the LOC100677990 gene encoding zinc finger imprinted 3 produces the protein MENLEVDLTSNSKCSATERPDDPNAVVAKTVGEVKALPEIIRTLELRSRQPGVPISVFPTEEKPTFDLLATSIKSNADQTKPFHPDNSQTSGNTYFLRGLPKPNSNSEEGNEELVSDLNFYKRIPNGSYSCELCTEKRIENICKDKTRIVRHLLRAHTHCQTYECPCCQLTFDDHSDFENHKQEEHRNFEKFKAKYIQCDRCEHRSKNKNLLRLHLLRRHAAQYKYVCKCCAKCFKTWKIKHDHEKAIEQKKKGTAKKGYRREYVCEKCNKVLSPKSELVKHMKNVHVQDFKMNRLMYECAHCNKYFLTRKSLLKHLPICHKPLENDLTGYSCPNCDKRLSSKDHLKKHALVHSGERPHLCPECGQAFALLNTMKVHALSHYNIKPYACYICCLSYSQRSALMTHWKSKHKNLPAPEPVEIHQFFDHEGKVFIPCDYEQY, from the exons ATGGAAAATTTAGAAGTGGACTTAACGTCGAACTCAAAATGCTCTGCGACAGAAAGGCCGGATGATCCAAACGCAGTCGTGGCAAAGACTGTCGGTGAAGTGAAGGCACTACCAGAGATCATCCGAACTTTGGAACTTCGATCCAG GCAGCCGGGCGTACCGATCAGCGTATTCCCGACGGAAGAAAAACCAACATTCGATCTATTAGCGACGAGCATCAAGTCAAACGCCGATCAAACGAAACCTTTCCACCCTGATAATTCCCAGACTTCCGGAAACACCTATTTCCTGCGTGGACTTCCTAAGCCTAATTCCAATTCCGAGGAGGGCAACGAGGAGCTAGTATCCGACCTTAACTTCTATAAGCGAATCCCTAACGGTAGCTACTCTTGCGAACTGTGCACcgaaaaaaggattgaaaatATATGCAAAGACAAGACCCGGATCGTCCGTCACCTTCTTCGTGCTCACACACACTGCCAGACCTACGAGTGTCCCTGCTGTCAGCTGACTTTCGACGATCACTCAGATTTTGAGAATCACAAGCAAGAAGAGCACCGCAATTTCGAGAAATTCAAGGCGAAGTACATCCAATGCGACAGGTGCGAGCACAGGAGTAAGAACAAGAACCTGCTAAGGCTGCACTTGCTGAGGAGACACGCTGCTCAGTACAAATACGTCTGCAAATGCTGTGCGAAGTGCTTCAAAACCTGGAAGATCAAGCACGATCATGAGAAAGCTATtgagcagaagaagaaggggACGGCGAAGAAAGGCTACAGGCGAGAGTACGTCTGCGAAAAATGCAACAAGGTCCTGTCGCCAAAGTCCGAGCTCGTTAAACATATGAAGAACGTCCACGTGCAGGACTTTAAA ATGAACAGGCTCATGTACGAGTGCGCGCACTGTAATAAGTACTTCCTGACACGCAAATCGCTGCTGAAACACTTGCCGATTTGTCACAAACCTTTAGAAAACGATCTGACGGGTTATTCTTGTCCCAATTGCGACAAGCGGCTTTCGAGCAAGGATCACTTGAAGAAACACGCTCTTGTTCACAGCGGTGAACGGCCGCATCTTTGCCCAGAATGCGGTCAAGCTTTTGCTCTGCTCAATACTATGAAGGTCCACGCGTTATCGCATTATAATATCAAACCGTATGCCTGTTATATCTGCTGTCTTAGCTACTCGCAGAGATCGGCCCTGATGACGCACTGGAAGAGCAAGCACAAGAATCTACCGGCACCTGAACCGGTTGAGATTCATCAGTTCTTCGATCACGAGGGAAAAGTTTTCATTCCCT GTGATTATGAACAGTACTGA